The following coding sequences lie in one Musa acuminata AAA Group cultivar baxijiao chromosome BXJ1-8, Cavendish_Baxijiao_AAA, whole genome shotgun sequence genomic window:
- the LOC103994320 gene encoding protein MIZU-KUSSEI 1-like, giving the protein MTRPPPPPPPPGEAAVDSDGTETESSVHRFPVTLLQPSQRKHHQSKPTRFLRSFRSAFRSLPILAPPGCHLPAAAPHQGSRHRDGHVRGATRTTGTLFGHRKARITLAFQDNPRSVPHLLLELAVPTARFMQDMGSSGLIRVALECEKKAAAGAGKSRVLDEPMWSAFVNGRNVGYAARREPTELDLGVMQLLHAVSMGAGVLPGDMTDPSDGELTYMRAFFDRVVGSKDSETFYMLNPDGNAGPELSIFFVRI; this is encoded by the coding sequence ATGACACGGCCACCACCACCCCCTCCCCCGCCGGGCGAGGCGGCGGTGGATTCCGACGGGACGGAGACGGAGTCCAGTGTGCACCGGTTCCCGGTCACCCTGCTGCAGCCATCGCAACGGAAGCACCACCAGTCCAAACCCACCAGGTTCCTCCGCTCCTTCCGCTCCGCCTTCCGCTCCCTGCCCATCCTCGCCCCGCCCGGCTGCCACCTCCCAGCTGCCGCTCCCCACCAAGGCTCCCGCCACCGCGACGGCCACGTCCGCGGCGCCACCCGCACCACCGGCACCCTCTTCGGCCACCGCAAGGCCCGCATCACCCTCGCCTTCCAGGACAACCCCCGCAGCGTCCCCCACCTCCTCCTCGAGCTGGCCGTCCCCACCGCCAGGTTCATGCAGGACATGGGCTCCTCCGGCCTCATCCGCGTCGCCCTCGAGTGCGAGAAGAAGGCCGCCGCCGGCGCCGGCAAGAGCCGCGTGCTGGACGAGCCCATGTGGAGCGCCTTCGTCAACGGGCGCAACGTCGGCTACGCCGCCCGGCGGGAACCCACGGAACTGGACCTTGGCGTGATGCAGCTGCTGCACGCGGTGTCCATGGGCGCCGGCGTCCTGCCGGGGGACATGACCGACCCTTCCGATGGCGAGCTCACCTACATGCGCGCCTTCTTCGACCGGGTGGTCGGGTCCAAGGACTCGGAGACGTTCTACATGCTCAACCCCGACGGCAACGCCGGGCCGGAGCTCAGCATCTTCTTCGTTAGGATCTGA